Proteins encoded in a region of the Nicotiana tomentosiformis chromosome 9, ASM39032v3, whole genome shotgun sequence genome:
- the LOC104103072 gene encoding protease Do-like 9 codes for MGDLKRKRGRKPKNAVSDSGGGAETAMDEGVVSANPIETAANGDTQTHRRGRGRLRKVEEVVDRDIAASPERRGHRFADHNNGELTATVLSGDLRHVVELATAAAKAAPSMDAVVKVFCVHTDPNFSLPWQRKRQYSSSSSGFIISGKRVLTNAHSVEHHTQVKLKKRGSDTKYLATVLSIGTECDIAMLTVNDDEFWEGVSPLEFGDLPALQDAVTVVGYPIGGDTISVTSGVVSRIEILSYVHVSTELLGLQIDAAINSGNSGGPAFNDKGKCVGIAFQSLKHEDAENIGYVIPTPVIMHFIQDYEKNGAYTGFPVIGVEWQKMENPDLRQSVGMAHNQKGVRIRRVEPTAPESNVLKPSDVILSFDGVDIANDGTVPFRHGERIGFSYLVSQKYTGDDARVKVLRKSKTLEFKIKLNAHKRLIPAHIKGKPPSYYIVGGFVFTAVSVPYLRSEYGKDYEFDAPVKLLDKLLHAMAQSIDEQLVVVSQVLVADINIGYEELVNTQVLAFNGKPIKNLKSLANMAEACKEEYMKFDLDYDQIVVLQTKNAKAATSDILAMHCIPSAMSDDLKT; via the exons ATGGGAGACTTAAAGAGGAAAAGAGGCCGAAAACCTAAAAATGCGGTGTCGGACTCCGGCGGCGGCGCCGAAACAGCCATGGACGAAGGCGTAGTTTCTGCAAACCCTATCGAAACCGCCGCCAACGGCGACACACAAACTCACCGCCGTGGCCGTGGCCGCCTGAGGAAAGTCGAAGAAGTAGTTGACAGGGATATTGCGGCGTCACCGGAGAGACGAGGCCATCGGTTTGCCGACCACAACAACGGCGAACTCACCGCCACAGTATTGAGTGGCGACTTGAGGCATGTCGTGGAGTTGGCTACCGCAGCGGCGAAGGCGGCACCGTCGATGGATGCGGTGGTGAAAGTGTTCTGCGTGCACACGGATCCGAATTTCTCGCTTCCGTGGCAGAGGAAGAGACAATACAGCTCTAGTAGTAGTGGTTTCATAATTAGTGGAAAAAGAGTGCTCACAAATGCTCACTCTGTGGAGCATCATACTCAAGTTAAGCTCAAGAAACGTGGCTCTGATACAAAATACCTAGCTACTGTACTCTCCATTGGAACTGAGTGTGATATTG CAATGTTAACTGTGAATGATGATGAGTTCTGGGAAGGAGTATCACCTCTTGAGTTTGGGGATTTGCCTGCACTGCAAGATGCTGTAACTGTTGTTGGATACCCTATAGGAGGAGATACGATCTCTGTGACTAGCGGTGTTGTCTCGCGCATTGAGATACTATCTTATGTTCATGTGTCGACCGAGCTCCTTGGATTGCAG ATAGATGCTGCCATCAATTCTGGAAATTCTGGTGGACCTGCGTTCAATGATAAGGGGAAGTGTGTAGGTATTGCATTTCAATCCCTTAAGCATGAAGATGCCGAGAACATCGGTTATGTCATACCAACTCCAGTAATTATGCATTTCATCCAAGATTATGAGAAGAATGGAGCATATACAG GATTTCCTGTCATTGGAGTTGAATGGCAAAAAATGGAAAATCCTGACCTCCGCCAGTCGGTTGGTATGGCACATAATCAGAAGGGTGTCCGGATCCGAAGAGTTGAGCCTACGGCCCCAGAATCTAATGTTCTAAAGCCTTCGGATGTTATCCTTAGCTTTGACGGAGTTGATATAGCCAATGATGGAACAG TACCGTTCAGGCATGGAGAGCGCATTGGTTTCAGCTATCTTGTTTCTCAAAAATATACTGGAGATGATGCTCGAGTGAAAGTTCTTCGTAAATCTAAGACTCTAGAATTCAAAATAAAGCTTAATGCACATAAACGATTGATTCCAGCTCATATCAAGGGAAAACCTCCTTCTTACTACATTGTCGGTGGATTTGTTTTCACTGCTGTTTCTGTACCATATTTACGTTCAGAG TATGGAAAAGATTATGAATTTGATGCTCCAGTTAAGTTGTTGGACAAACTCCTACACGCAATGGCACAATCAATTGATGAACAACTGGTTGTGGTTTCTCAG GTGCTTGTGGCTGACATCAATATTGGTTATGAAGAACTAGTAAACACTCAG GTTCTTGCTTTCAACGGCAAGCCTATAAAAAATCTGAAGAGCTTGGCTAACATGGCGGAGGCCTGTAAAGAAGAATACATGAAGTTTGATCTTGATTACGATCAG ATTGTTGTACTGCAGACTAAAAATGCAAAAGCGGCAACATCAGATATTCTTGCAATGCATTGTATACCTTCAGCCATGTCTGATGATCTGAAGACATGA
- the LOC104103073 gene encoding serine/threonine-protein kinase 54-like, whose amino-acid sequence MEEVGFVRADRIDLKSIDEQLERHLSRGWTMEKQEMGREIPIKHAWEIDPSKLIIKTVIARGTFGTVHRGIYDALDVAVKLLDWGEEGQRSQAEVSSVRAAFTQEVSVWHKLDHPNVTKFIGAAMGTPDLNIQTENGVIGIPRNLCCVVVEYLPGGTLKSFLIKSHRRKLAFKVVVQLALDLARGLNYLHSEKIVHRDVKTENMLLDRNRTLKIADFGVARVEASNPNDMTGETGTLGYMAPEVLNGNPYNRKCDVYSFGICLWEIYCCDMPYPDLSFSEVTTAVVRQNLRPEIPRCCPSSLANVMKRCWDASADKRPEMDEVVSMLESIDTSKGGGMIPVDQRQSCFCFGRHRGP is encoded by the exons ATGGAGGAAGTGGGTTTTGTAAGAGCAGACCGTATAGATCTGAAGAGCATAGATGAGCAGCTAGAAAGGCATTTAAGCAGAGGATGGACAATGGAGAAACAGGAAATGGGTAGAGAGATCCCAATTAAACATGCTTGGGAAATTGACCCTTCTAAGCTTATCATCAAAACTGTCATTGCTCGTGGCACTTTTGGTACCGTTCATCGTGGCATCTATGATGCCCTTGATGTTGCTG TAAAGCTTCTTGATTGGGGAGAAGAAGGCCAGAGGTCTCAGGCTGAGGTTTCTTCAGTTAGAGCAGCTTTTACACAAGAAGTTTCTGTATGGCACAAGCTTGATCATCCTAATGTCACAAAA TTTATAGGAGCTGCAATGGGCACACCAGATCTCAACATACAGACTGAGAATGGTGTCATTGGCATTCCACGTAACCTTTGTTGTGTGGTGGTTGAATACCTTCCCGGGGGTACTCTCAAGTCTTTTCTCATCAAGAGCCACAGGAGGAAGTTGGCCTTCAAAGTTGTGGTCCAACTGGCGCTGGATCTAGCACGCGG GTTAAACTATCTTCATTCTGAGAAGATAGTCCATAGGGATGTCAAAACAGAGAACATGCTTCTTGACAGGAATCGTACACTTAAGATTGCTGATTTTGGTGTTGCTCGTGTTGAAGCTTCAAATCCTAATGATATGACTGGGGAGACTGGAACCCTAGGTTACATGGCACCTGAG GTTCTTAATGGCAACCCGTATAACCGGAAGTGTGACGTATATAGCTTTGGCATTTGCCTCTGGGAGATATATTGCTGTGACATGCCATATCCAGATCTGAGCTTCTCAGAAGTGACAACAGCTGTTGTCCGACAG AATTTGAGACCGGAGATACCTCGTTGTTGCCCAAGTTCTTTGGCAAATGTTATGAAGCGGTGTTGGGATGCTAGTGCTGACAAGCGGCCAGAAATGGATGAAGTGGTGTCCATGTTGGAATCAATTGACACATCAAAGGGAGGTGGGATGATCCCTGTTGATCAACGCCAGAGCTGCTTCTGCTTTGGGAGACACCGAGGTCCTTGA